TGAGTAGGCCTAGAGTCGGCCAGCGCCAGCTTTCAATCTCCTCCGGGCTATAAAAAGCAAAAGCAATTACTGTTACTGCCATGTAGAGAATAGTAACCAGGCCATTGGCAGCCAGGGCCCAGAAGAGCAAGCGCCGCCGTGGACTGGTATAGGGATAGGCCAGCCAGTAAAACTCAAACCCCAGCATAGCCAGAGCTGCTTTAAAACTCCCCAGCAGGATGGCTTTCAGGCCTGCCGTACCGATGGGTTTGAGATAATACCAGTGAGCCTCCCGCAGAGGGAAATAAAGAAGGATCACAATCCAGGCACTGATGAGAAACAGCATTTCCGCAAAACGTCCCAGTACAGTCAACCCATTGAATACCAGGTAAAAAACTGGTAACATCAAAAGGATAATCAGGACCCAGCGCGGTGTCAGGGGCAGCATCCAGATTTGCAGGATTTCCAAATATATACGGAAAATTACCGCCCCTGTAGCCCAGAAATAGATAATAAACAATCCAGTCCAGAATTTACCCAGATATTTCCCCCAAACGCTGTCCAGAATATCATAAAGGGCCTGTCCGGGAAAGCGGCGGCAAACCAGATGGATAAACACCAGTCCCAGGGCAGCCATTAAACCCGCAATAAAGGCGGAAATCCAGCCATCCTGGCGGGCAACCTTGTGCAAACCAGCTGGCAAGGAAAGTATACCCACCCCGATCTGGATCCCGGAAATAAGGAAAAACAGCTGTTGTCGGGTAAGTTTGCCTGCTGGTGCCGTTTTACTCATGCTTTTTCTCCCCCTTTCCCGTCTGCTGTCTGGTCCGGTTCAAGGGATGACCGATGGTAGGCCGCTGATTCAGAAACCAGCTAGGCGCGCGAATAGCTGAATCCAGCCAGTCCTTAAGGCGCAAGGGGCTGATACCCAGGGCATAAGGAGTACCTACCGACTCCAGAATAGCCAGATGGGCCAGCAACATGGTCAAACCCACTGCAATCCCCACCAGCCCAAAGGCTGAGGCCAGAAACATAAGGGGGAAACGCAAAAGCCGTACCGAAAAGCCCACATCATAGGTAGGCACCACAAAAGATGCAATGGCTGTCACCGCTACTACAATTACCATAACATTGGAGACCAGGCCAGCCTGCACGGCCGCCTGGCCCACCACCAGACCGCCCACGATACCGATAGTTTGTCCGATAGGGCTGGGCAGGCGAATCCCCGCTTCCCGCAACAGCTCAATGGTTATTTCCATCAGCATTGCCTCAACTATGGGCGGAAAAGGCACCCGGGAACGGCTTTCCGCCAGAGGTATCAATAAGCGCAGAGGTATCATCTCATAATTGAAAGAAATCAAGGCAATATAAATTGCCGGCAGAGTCAGAGCCACTATGAACCCGCCCAGCCTCATCAGGCGCACAAAAGTGGCCATTAGCCAGCGGGAACCGTAATCCTCCGGACTCTGGTAAAACTGGCTGAAAACCGACGGGGCAATCAGCACCTGGGGGCTACCATCCACCACCAAAACCACCCGGCCCTCCAGTAAATTGGCCACTGCTTTGTCCGGTCGCTCGGTGGACTGAATCTGGGGAAAAGGAGAATAGGGATTATCTTCGATCAGTTGTTCCAGTTGGCCACTGCTTTGCAAAGCATCCAGATCCAGCTGTTCGATCCGTTTCTCCAGCTCCTCGATTACCTGGGGATTGGCGATACCATCCAGGTAAAGCAAAGCCACATCAGTCTTGCTATATCTCCCCACCTGATAACGTTTGGCTTTGAGCCGGGTGGTTTTCAGCCGCCGCCGAATTTGGGACAGGTTAGTGACCAGGGTTTCCGTAAAGCCATCATGAGGACCACGAATAACCGGCTCCGAGGAGGGTTCCGTTATGCCCCGTTTT
The nucleotide sequence above comes from Carboxydocella sporoproducens DSM 16521. Encoded proteins:
- a CDS encoding GerAB/ArcD/ProY family transporter, encoding MSKTAPAGKLTRQQLFFLISGIQIGVGILSLPAGLHKVARQDGWISAFIAGLMAALGLVFIHLVCRRFPGQALYDILDSVWGKYLGKFWTGLFIIYFWATGAVIFRIYLEILQIWMLPLTPRWVLIILLMLPVFYLVFNGLTVLGRFAEMLFLISAWIVILLYFPLREAHWYYLKPIGTAGLKAILLGSFKAALAMLGFEFYWLAYPYTSPRRRLLFWALAANGLVTILYMAVTVIAFAFYSPEEIESWRWPTLGLLKVIQFSFIERMEYVILALWVPVVLLTVIGMFYGAGLGTAHLLKRKDHRYLTLLLVLLAGVVDIFLPDADKLSKLGDYLGYAGLGLGILLPGLSWLLASLLPRGGMRNERN
- a CDS encoding spore germination protein — its product is MRWFGGKKSNSLKARVQYLQGRFQQAPDFTIRYFRIGKSLEQEGAIVFLKGIVDRTMVHADILRPLLIWGRQTESVDWQATESLLLSVGQIKELGNIEEGVQSLLRGDTLLLLDGLDLIYAINTRGWEKRGITEPSSEPVIRGPHDGFTETLVTNLSQIRRRLKTTRLKAKRYQVGRYSKTDVALLYLDGIANPQVIEELEKRIEQLDLDALQSSGQLEQLIEDNPYSPFPQIQSTERPDKAVANLLEGRVVLVVDGSPQVLIAPSVFSQFYQSPEDYGSRWLMATFVRLMRLGGFIVALTLPAIYIALISFNYEMIPLRLLIPLAESRSRVPFPPIVEAMLMEITIELLREAGIRLPSPIGQTIGIVGGLVVGQAAVQAGLVSNVMVIVVAVTAIASFVVPTYDVGFSVRLLRFPLMFLASAFGLVGIAVGLTMLLAHLAILESVGTPYALGISPLRLKDWLDSAIRAPSWFLNQRPTIGHPLNRTRQQTGKGEKKHE